The Sesamum indicum cultivar Zhongzhi No. 13 unplaced genomic scaffold, S_indicum_v1.0 scaffold00120, whole genome shotgun sequence DNA window GAAGGTGGAGCGGTACGTACTGAGCTGTTTGTAGGTTTAGTAGTgtaattctaaatataatatttccaataattcaAAATCTTGACGTCACCATtccaaatcatatttcttgaCCACGTCCAAAACCCATTCCTACCCACccaattagtttaattattacaatttaagcACCCAACCCCTACCCCCACACCCCAATCATCcagatattatatatagtacagTACTACCCACTTCTAACAAATGTATCAACTAAGGAACCCAACCCTATTGGAGTACTtgcaaaatattaatgaacACATCCGCACACACattataaattcatcaaacCCATGCatccttttatttatatatcatttattacATCATTTGGCCATTGTCTCATGTTTGGTAATCACTATTCATTCATCAAATCAtgtattaattcatatatcaTGATTTGATTTGTCCACAAATAGTTTCATAATGCACCCATATGAAACTTGGCTATCCATGGAATGCTTAGCTTGCTGATCAGTACATGAGGACATCAGGCAAATTAGCCATAACTGGTTCATTAACATGGTTTAAACTCCAAGGTTTCAAGAAGTCTCCCccattcatcatcatcatcatcatcatcatcccatCTTCATCATAATAATCCTCCATCTCGGGACCTGCAGCAGTAATTCTGTTTGAGTCGATGTACTTAATAATGTCATTAAGTGCCTGAACCCTGTGATTCAATTCGGACATCTGAGCCCTGAGAACTGAGTTCTCACACTCAATATTCAAACAAAGCTGAGTGACAAGATTGATGTTTGAGAGAATGTGATTATTTTCAGCCCTGAGTTGATTCACCTGAGCATTCAGATCATCCAAGTGCTTCTGCTTCCTCATTCGGGATCTTCGTGCTGATTCCCGGTTGGAAACGATTCGTTTTCGTTTCCTCTCATCCGTTACATGCTGCCGGTTTTCCTCGGAACCCGAGTTTTGAAGGGAGATGGAGATAGACCCTGAAGAAGTTGCACTGGTTGGAGAAGCCatgttatatgtatatgataaaaaaaaattaagtataagCTGCCCACAAGAATGTcttgttttcaagaaaattaaagattttaattaGTACACCCTCTAGACCGAAAGACTATAAGAGATTTGCAAGTAACTTAGTGATGTGTTCATGAGAAAACATAGAACCAGTAGAGGAAGACAACAGAGAAGGACTGAACAAGGTGGGAACGACGATGGAGAGATGAGTTTACAGTAAATCCAGAAAGCAGGATTTCACTGAGTACCGGCGACATGAGTCTTGTGATTGTCTAACAAATGCTTccacatcaaaatatttgagggATTTACACAACCAGGTTGAGACAGAAAAGAAGAATCAAGAAGAGAGGAGCCGATGAGTTTGGGTACGACAACTTTGAGGATTACAAAGacgaagaaaagagaagatatAGAGCAAAagccaataaaaaaaataaatggagaGAAGGGGCTTTAGGCCGTATTGAAAGTGGAATATATACACACAGAACACTCTCCCTACAGGAAATAAAGTGTTACTTATGTCAGCAGCATCAATCATGCAgactatataattatctctctTTTCTCATCTTGATGATGAGTTTCTTTGTCCCGCATCAAT harbors:
- the LOC105179076 gene encoding bZIP transcription factor 11-like, translating into MASPTSATSSGSISISLQNSGSEENRQHVTDERKRKRIVSNRESARRSRMRKQKHLDDLNAQVNQLRAENNHILSNINLVTQLCLNIECENSVLRAQMSELNHRVQALNDIIKYIDSNRITAAGPEMEDYYDEDGMMMMMMMMNGGDFLKPWSLNHVNEPVMANLPDVLMY